A single window of Malus sylvestris chromosome 5, drMalSylv7.2, whole genome shotgun sequence DNA harbors:
- the LOC126624684 gene encoding 30S ribosomal protein S31, mitochondrial-like gives MAMMMQWCGAAARRVLMAEQRALFTTSSSSSLAAAAIAKANVLGAPMLCGRGDKKTKKGKRFKGSFGNARPKKEKRIERIKDKVEVPRSTPWPLPFKLI, from the coding sequence atGGCGATGATGATGCAGTGGTGCGGCGCAGCGGCGAGGCGGGTGCTGATGGCGGAGCAGCGCGCCCTCTTCAcaacctcctcctcttcctccctGGCAGCAGCAGCAATTGCAAAAGCAAATGTGCTTGGGGCGCCGATGCTGTGCGGGCGAGGAGacaagaagacgaagaaagggAAGCGATTCAAAGGGTCGTTCGGAAACGCTCGGCcgaagaaggagaagaggatCGAGCGCATTAAGGACAAGGTTGAGGTCCCCAGGTCCACCCCTTGGCCTCTCCCTTTCAAGCTCATctga
- the LOC126624682 gene encoding uncharacterized protein LOC126624682 translates to MEEEGIRAFGWKPSGDAKTLCATLFSVLTSLVMVLLFLWTIWSESGVADTPGIKRESNNWAFCVGVLTIVLGFLFLAAGLPLLANLVMKLSEQLQKRQEESRKPQAQAGKLKTICIVSRIVVSIIAMVMLAWAIKTGFRLATEPRREGKYYPLASPVGVVTIMFGFTYSIIGLCIIAELAVELTKQLQTTENNENVNQQVRKINVKCSV, encoded by the exons ATGGAGGAAGAAGGCATAAGAGCCTTCGGGTGGAAGCCCAGCGGAGATGCCAAAACCCTATGTGCAACATTGTTTTCTGTGCTGACGTCTCTTGTCATGGTACTTCTGTTCCTGTGGACCATTTGGTCCGAATCTGGAGTTGCAGACACGCCGGGGATAAAGCGGGAGTCGAACAATTGGGCATTCTGCGTCGGAGTTCTAACTATAGTTCTCGGTTTCTTGTTTTTGGCTGCTGGTCTTCCTTTACTAGCAAACTTGGTTATGAAACTCTCAGAACAATTGCAGAAGAGGCAGGAGGAGTCCAGGAAACCTCAAGCTCAAG CAGGGAAGCTGAAGACGATATGCATTGTCAGCCGCATAGTTGTGAGTATCATCGCAATGGTCATGCTGGCATGGGCAATCAAAACTGGATTTAGGCTTGCAACTGAACCTCGAAGAGAAGGCAAATATTATCCTCTAGCATCGCCAGTTGGTGTCGTGACTATCATGTTTGGCTTCACTTATTCTATCATCGGACTCTGCATAATTGCAGAGCTAGCAGTGGAGTTGACAAAGCAGTTGCAAACGACAGAGAACAATGAAAATGTTAATCAACAAGTACGCAAAATAAACGTCAAATGTTCTGTTTGA